One Xiphophorus couchianus chromosome 1, X_couchianus-1.0, whole genome shotgun sequence genomic region harbors:
- the LOC114147150 gene encoding embryonic polyadenylate-binding protein-like isoform X3: MNSSGPAYPLASLYVGDLHPDVTEAMLYQKFSPAGPIMSIRVCRDIITRRSLGYAYINFQQPADAECALDTMNYDVIKGRPIRIMWSQRDPGLRKSGVGNIFIKNMDESIDNKALYDTFSAFGNILSCKVVCDEKGSKGYGFVHFETQEAANRAIETMNGMLLNDRKVFVGHFKSRKEREVEFGSKAMKFTNVYIKNFGDDFTDENLKEVFSAFGRTLSVRVMKDEKGQSRGFGFVNYAHHEDAQKAVDEMNGKELNGKTIYVGRAQKRMERQGELKRKFDQIKQDRIQRYQGVNLYVKNLDDSINDDRLRKEFSPYGTITSAKVMTEGGQSKGFGFVCFSSPEEATKAVTEMNGRIVATKPLYVALAQRREERKAILTNKYMQRLATLRTMSNPIIDSYPQSGYYMTVPQPPTRSFYNHSAVSNLRPVPRWMGQPPRAQGPYSAQYIGSPLPRRGSPTITTVRQASTQAPRIITSSQKTTLPSDNIGTQTGGVPRGNQYKYSSGVRNPLHVVTVPAPMTRPQVAPVPVAEPAAHIPGPESLTASMLAAAPLMDQKQLLGERLYPLIHALHPNLAGKITGMLLEIDNSELLLMLESPESLNSKVEEAIAVLQAHKAKECSPKK; the protein is encoded by the exons ATGAACAGCAGTGGTCCAGCATATCCTCTAGCCTCTTTGTATGTTGGGGACCTGCACCCTGATGTTACAGAAGCCATGCTATATCAGAAGTTTTCTCCTGCTGGACCCATCATGTCGATCCGCGTGTGCCGGGACATCATCACCCGCAGATCCCTAGGATACGCCTACATAAACTTCCAGCAGCCAGCTGACG cGGAGTGTGCCCTAGATACGATGAACTATGACGTCATTAAGGGTCGACCCATTCGGATAATGTGGTCTCAGCGTGACCCAGGTCTCAGGAAGTCCGGTGTGGGAAACATCTTTATCAAGAACATGGATGAGTCCATTGACAACAAGGCGCTGTATGATACCTTCTCTGCCTTTGGCAATATTTTATCCTGCAAG GTTGTCTGTGATGAGAAAGGATCAAAAGGCTATGGCTTTGTTCACTTTGAGACTCAGGAGGCTGCAAATCGGGCCATTGAAACAATGAATGGGATGCTTCTGAATGACAGGAAAGT GTTTGTTGGCCACTTCAAGTCTCGCAAGGAAAGGGAAGTTGAGTTTGGCTCCAAAGCTATGAAGTTTACCAATGTCTACATCAAGAACTTTGGAGACGACTTCACTGACGAGAACCTGAAGGaggttttttctgcttttg GGAGGACTCTCAGTGTGCGGGTGATGAAGGATGAGAAAGGCCAATCCCGAGGGTTTGGGTTTGTCAACTATGCTCACCATGAGGATGCTCAGAAG GCTGTGGATGAAATGAATGGAAAGGAGCTTAATGGGAAGACCATTTACGTAGGTCGCGCTCAGAAGCGTATGGAGCGCCAGGGGGAGCTGAAGCGCAAGTTTGACCAGATCAAACAGGATCGCATCCAACGCTATCAG GGGGTGAATCTGTATGTGAAGAACTTGGATGATAGCATAAATGATGATAGACTCCGGAAGGAATTTTCTCCTTATGGTACAATCACAAGTGCTAAG GTGATGACTGAAGGTGGCCAAAGCAAGGGCTTCGGCTTCGTCTGCTTCTCGTCTCCAGAGGAAGCAACCAAAGCAGTGACTGAAATGAACGGGAGAATTGTTGCGACCAAGCCGCTGTATGTTGCGCTGGCGCAAAGGAGGGAGGAGCGGAAAGCTATTCTAACTAACAAGTACATGCAGAGACTCGCTACCCTGAGGACCATGAGCAACCCCATCATCGACTCGTACCCCCAGTCAGGATACTACATGACCGTACCACAG CCTCCCACTCGCTCTTTCTACAACCACAGTGCAGTCAGCAACCTGAGACCAGTCCCTCGTTGGATGGGGCAGCCGCCCAGAGCCCAGG GACCTTACTCAGCCCAGTATATAGGGAGTCCTCTTCCTCGCCGCGGTTCACCAACCATCACTACAGTCCGACAAGCTTCCACTCAGGCTCCACGCATCATAACCTCCTCACAAAAGACGA CTCTTCCTTCAGATAACATAGGGACGCAGACTGGAGGAGTGCCCAGAGGAAATCAGTACAAGTATTCGTCTGGAGTGAGGAACCCTCTGCATGTCGTTACAGTTCCTGCTCCCATGACGAGACCACAG GTTGCTCCTGTGCCTGTGGCTGAACCAGCAGCTCACATTCCAGGCCCGGAGTCTCTCACCGCTTCAATGCTGGCTGCAGCTCCGCTCATGGATCAGAAACAACTTCTTG GGGAGCGACTGTATCCACTGATTCATGCCCTTCACCCAAACCTGGCAGGAAAGATCACAGGGATGCTGCTAGAGATCGACAATTCAGAACTGCTGCTCATGCTGGAATCACCGGAGTCCCTGAACTCTAAG gTGGAAGAGGCAATCGCTGTCTTGCAGGCTCACAAGGCAAAAGAGTGTTCtccaaaaaagtga
- the LOC114147150 gene encoding embryonic polyadenylate-binding protein-like isoform X4, giving the protein MNSSGPAYPLASLYVGDLHPDVTEAMLYQKFSPAGPIMSIRVCRDIITRRSLGYAYINFQQPADAECALDTMNYDVIKGRPIRIMWSQRDPGLRKSGVGNIFIKNMDESIDNKALYDTFSAFGNILSCKVVCDEKGSKGYGFVHFETQEAANRAIETMNGMLLNDRKVFVGHFKSRKEREVEFGSKAMKFTNVYIKNFGDDFTDENLKEVFSAFGRTLSVRVMKDEKGQSRGFGFVNYAHHEDAQKAVDEMNGKELNGKTIYVGRAQKRMERQGELKRKFDQIKQDRIQRYQGVNLYVKNLDDSINDDRLRKEFSPYGTITSAKVMTEGGQSKGFGFVCFSSPEEATKAVTEMNGRIVATKPLYVALAQRREERKAILTNKYMQRLATLRTMSNPIIDSYPQSGYYMTVPQPPTRSFYNHSAVSNLRPVPRWMGQPPRAQGPYSAQYIGSPLPRRGSPTITTVRQASTQAPRIITSSQKTNNIGTQTGGVPRGNQYKYSSGVRNPLHVVTVPAPMTRPQVAPVPVAEPAAHIPGPESLTASMLAAAPLMDQKQLLGERLYPLIHALHPNLAGKITGMLLEIDNSELLLMLESPESLNSKVEEAIAVLQAHKAKECSPKK; this is encoded by the exons ATGAACAGCAGTGGTCCAGCATATCCTCTAGCCTCTTTGTATGTTGGGGACCTGCACCCTGATGTTACAGAAGCCATGCTATATCAGAAGTTTTCTCCTGCTGGACCCATCATGTCGATCCGCGTGTGCCGGGACATCATCACCCGCAGATCCCTAGGATACGCCTACATAAACTTCCAGCAGCCAGCTGACG cGGAGTGTGCCCTAGATACGATGAACTATGACGTCATTAAGGGTCGACCCATTCGGATAATGTGGTCTCAGCGTGACCCAGGTCTCAGGAAGTCCGGTGTGGGAAACATCTTTATCAAGAACATGGATGAGTCCATTGACAACAAGGCGCTGTATGATACCTTCTCTGCCTTTGGCAATATTTTATCCTGCAAG GTTGTCTGTGATGAGAAAGGATCAAAAGGCTATGGCTTTGTTCACTTTGAGACTCAGGAGGCTGCAAATCGGGCCATTGAAACAATGAATGGGATGCTTCTGAATGACAGGAAAGT GTTTGTTGGCCACTTCAAGTCTCGCAAGGAAAGGGAAGTTGAGTTTGGCTCCAAAGCTATGAAGTTTACCAATGTCTACATCAAGAACTTTGGAGACGACTTCACTGACGAGAACCTGAAGGaggttttttctgcttttg GGAGGACTCTCAGTGTGCGGGTGATGAAGGATGAGAAAGGCCAATCCCGAGGGTTTGGGTTTGTCAACTATGCTCACCATGAGGATGCTCAGAAG GCTGTGGATGAAATGAATGGAAAGGAGCTTAATGGGAAGACCATTTACGTAGGTCGCGCTCAGAAGCGTATGGAGCGCCAGGGGGAGCTGAAGCGCAAGTTTGACCAGATCAAACAGGATCGCATCCAACGCTATCAG GGGGTGAATCTGTATGTGAAGAACTTGGATGATAGCATAAATGATGATAGACTCCGGAAGGAATTTTCTCCTTATGGTACAATCACAAGTGCTAAG GTGATGACTGAAGGTGGCCAAAGCAAGGGCTTCGGCTTCGTCTGCTTCTCGTCTCCAGAGGAAGCAACCAAAGCAGTGACTGAAATGAACGGGAGAATTGTTGCGACCAAGCCGCTGTATGTTGCGCTGGCGCAAAGGAGGGAGGAGCGGAAAGCTATTCTAACTAACAAGTACATGCAGAGACTCGCTACCCTGAGGACCATGAGCAACCCCATCATCGACTCGTACCCCCAGTCAGGATACTACATGACCGTACCACAG CCTCCCACTCGCTCTTTCTACAACCACAGTGCAGTCAGCAACCTGAGACCAGTCCCTCGTTGGATGGGGCAGCCGCCCAGAGCCCAGG GACCTTACTCAGCCCAGTATATAGGGAGTCCTCTTCCTCGCCGCGGTTCACCAACCATCACTACAGTCCGACAAGCTTCCACTCAGGCTCCACGCATCATAACCTCCTCACAAAAGACGA ATAACATAGGGACGCAGACTGGAGGAGTGCCCAGAGGAAATCAGTACAAGTATTCGTCTGGAGTGAGGAACCCTCTGCATGTCGTTACAGTTCCTGCTCCCATGACGAGACCACAG GTTGCTCCTGTGCCTGTGGCTGAACCAGCAGCTCACATTCCAGGCCCGGAGTCTCTCACCGCTTCAATGCTGGCTGCAGCTCCGCTCATGGATCAGAAACAACTTCTTG GGGAGCGACTGTATCCACTGATTCATGCCCTTCACCCAAACCTGGCAGGAAAGATCACAGGGATGCTGCTAGAGATCGACAATTCAGAACTGCTGCTCATGCTGGAATCACCGGAGTCCCTGAACTCTAAG gTGGAAGAGGCAATCGCTGTCTTGCAGGCTCACAAGGCAAAAGAGTGTTCtccaaaaaagtga
- the LOC114147150 gene encoding embryonic polyadenylate-binding protein B-like isoform X2, with product MNSSGPAYPLASLYVGDLHPDVTEAMLYQKFSPAGPIMSIRVCRDIITRRSLGYAYINFQQPADAECALDTMNYDVIKGRPIRIMWSQRDPGLRKSGVGNIFIKNMDESIDNKALYDTFSAFGNILSCKVVCDEKGSKGYGFVHFETQEAANRAIETMNGMLLNDRKVQKTGKKESGIVNPKDRFLWEKCQFSQLRSANRFVGHFKSRKEREVEFGSKAMKFTNVYIKNFGDDFTDENLKEVFSAFGRTLSVRVMKDEKGQSRGFGFVNYAHHEDAQKAVDEMNGKELNGKTIYVGRAQKRMERQGELKRKFDQIKQDRIQRYQGVNLYVKNLDDSINDDRLRKEFSPYGTITSAKVMTEGGQSKGFGFVCFSSPEEATKAVTEMNGRIVATKPLYVALAQRREERKAILTNKYMQRLATLRTMSNPIIDSYPQSGYYMTVPQPPTRSFYNHSAVSNLRPVPRWMGQPPRAQGPYSAQYIGSPLPRRGSPTITTVRQASTQAPRIITSSQKTNNIGTQTGGVPRGNQYKYSSGVRNPLHVVTVPAPMTRPQVAPVPVAEPAAHIPGPESLTASMLAAAPLMDQKQLLGERLYPLIHALHPNLAGKITGMLLEIDNSELLLMLESPESLNSKVEEAIAVLQAHKAKECSPKK from the exons ATGAACAGCAGTGGTCCAGCATATCCTCTAGCCTCTTTGTATGTTGGGGACCTGCACCCTGATGTTACAGAAGCCATGCTATATCAGAAGTTTTCTCCTGCTGGACCCATCATGTCGATCCGCGTGTGCCGGGACATCATCACCCGCAGATCCCTAGGATACGCCTACATAAACTTCCAGCAGCCAGCTGACG cGGAGTGTGCCCTAGATACGATGAACTATGACGTCATTAAGGGTCGACCCATTCGGATAATGTGGTCTCAGCGTGACCCAGGTCTCAGGAAGTCCGGTGTGGGAAACATCTTTATCAAGAACATGGATGAGTCCATTGACAACAAGGCGCTGTATGATACCTTCTCTGCCTTTGGCAATATTTTATCCTGCAAG GTTGTCTGTGATGAGAAAGGATCAAAAGGCTATGGCTTTGTTCACTTTGAGACTCAGGAGGCTGCAAATCGGGCCATTGAAACAATGAATGGGATGCTTCTGAATGACAGGAAAGT TCAAAAGACAGGTAAAAAGGAATCTGGCATTGTCAACCCAAAGGACCGTTTCCTGTGGGAAAAATGTCAGTTCTCCCAGCTTAGGTCAGCAAATAG GTTTGTTGGCCACTTCAAGTCTCGCAAGGAAAGGGAAGTTGAGTTTGGCTCCAAAGCTATGAAGTTTACCAATGTCTACATCAAGAACTTTGGAGACGACTTCACTGACGAGAACCTGAAGGaggttttttctgcttttg GGAGGACTCTCAGTGTGCGGGTGATGAAGGATGAGAAAGGCCAATCCCGAGGGTTTGGGTTTGTCAACTATGCTCACCATGAGGATGCTCAGAAG GCTGTGGATGAAATGAATGGAAAGGAGCTTAATGGGAAGACCATTTACGTAGGTCGCGCTCAGAAGCGTATGGAGCGCCAGGGGGAGCTGAAGCGCAAGTTTGACCAGATCAAACAGGATCGCATCCAACGCTATCAG GGGGTGAATCTGTATGTGAAGAACTTGGATGATAGCATAAATGATGATAGACTCCGGAAGGAATTTTCTCCTTATGGTACAATCACAAGTGCTAAG GTGATGACTGAAGGTGGCCAAAGCAAGGGCTTCGGCTTCGTCTGCTTCTCGTCTCCAGAGGAAGCAACCAAAGCAGTGACTGAAATGAACGGGAGAATTGTTGCGACCAAGCCGCTGTATGTTGCGCTGGCGCAAAGGAGGGAGGAGCGGAAAGCTATTCTAACTAACAAGTACATGCAGAGACTCGCTACCCTGAGGACCATGAGCAACCCCATCATCGACTCGTACCCCCAGTCAGGATACTACATGACCGTACCACAG CCTCCCACTCGCTCTTTCTACAACCACAGTGCAGTCAGCAACCTGAGACCAGTCCCTCGTTGGATGGGGCAGCCGCCCAGAGCCCAGG GACCTTACTCAGCCCAGTATATAGGGAGTCCTCTTCCTCGCCGCGGTTCACCAACCATCACTACAGTCCGACAAGCTTCCACTCAGGCTCCACGCATCATAACCTCCTCACAAAAGACGA ATAACATAGGGACGCAGACTGGAGGAGTGCCCAGAGGAAATCAGTACAAGTATTCGTCTGGAGTGAGGAACCCTCTGCATGTCGTTACAGTTCCTGCTCCCATGACGAGACCACAG GTTGCTCCTGTGCCTGTGGCTGAACCAGCAGCTCACATTCCAGGCCCGGAGTCTCTCACCGCTTCAATGCTGGCTGCAGCTCCGCTCATGGATCAGAAACAACTTCTTG GGGAGCGACTGTATCCACTGATTCATGCCCTTCACCCAAACCTGGCAGGAAAGATCACAGGGATGCTGCTAGAGATCGACAATTCAGAACTGCTGCTCATGCTGGAATCACCGGAGTCCCTGAACTCTAAG gTGGAAGAGGCAATCGCTGTCTTGCAGGCTCACAAGGCAAAAGAGTGTTCtccaaaaaagtga
- the LOC114147150 gene encoding embryonic polyadenylate-binding protein B-like isoform X1, with product MNSSGPAYPLASLYVGDLHPDVTEAMLYQKFSPAGPIMSIRVCRDIITRRSLGYAYINFQQPADAECALDTMNYDVIKGRPIRIMWSQRDPGLRKSGVGNIFIKNMDESIDNKALYDTFSAFGNILSCKVVCDEKGSKGYGFVHFETQEAANRAIETMNGMLLNDRKVQKTGKKESGIVNPKDRFLWEKCQFSQLRSANRFVGHFKSRKEREVEFGSKAMKFTNVYIKNFGDDFTDENLKEVFSAFGRTLSVRVMKDEKGQSRGFGFVNYAHHEDAQKAVDEMNGKELNGKTIYVGRAQKRMERQGELKRKFDQIKQDRIQRYQGVNLYVKNLDDSINDDRLRKEFSPYGTITSAKVMTEGGQSKGFGFVCFSSPEEATKAVTEMNGRIVATKPLYVALAQRREERKAILTNKYMQRLATLRTMSNPIIDSYPQSGYYMTVPQPPTRSFYNHSAVSNLRPVPRWMGQPPRAQGPYSAQYIGSPLPRRGSPTITTVRQASTQAPRIITSSQKTTLPSDNIGTQTGGVPRGNQYKYSSGVRNPLHVVTVPAPMTRPQVAPVPVAEPAAHIPGPESLTASMLAAAPLMDQKQLLGERLYPLIHALHPNLAGKITGMLLEIDNSELLLMLESPESLNSKVEEAIAVLQAHKAKECSPKK from the exons ATGAACAGCAGTGGTCCAGCATATCCTCTAGCCTCTTTGTATGTTGGGGACCTGCACCCTGATGTTACAGAAGCCATGCTATATCAGAAGTTTTCTCCTGCTGGACCCATCATGTCGATCCGCGTGTGCCGGGACATCATCACCCGCAGATCCCTAGGATACGCCTACATAAACTTCCAGCAGCCAGCTGACG cGGAGTGTGCCCTAGATACGATGAACTATGACGTCATTAAGGGTCGACCCATTCGGATAATGTGGTCTCAGCGTGACCCAGGTCTCAGGAAGTCCGGTGTGGGAAACATCTTTATCAAGAACATGGATGAGTCCATTGACAACAAGGCGCTGTATGATACCTTCTCTGCCTTTGGCAATATTTTATCCTGCAAG GTTGTCTGTGATGAGAAAGGATCAAAAGGCTATGGCTTTGTTCACTTTGAGACTCAGGAGGCTGCAAATCGGGCCATTGAAACAATGAATGGGATGCTTCTGAATGACAGGAAAGT TCAAAAGACAGGTAAAAAGGAATCTGGCATTGTCAACCCAAAGGACCGTTTCCTGTGGGAAAAATGTCAGTTCTCCCAGCTTAGGTCAGCAAATAG GTTTGTTGGCCACTTCAAGTCTCGCAAGGAAAGGGAAGTTGAGTTTGGCTCCAAAGCTATGAAGTTTACCAATGTCTACATCAAGAACTTTGGAGACGACTTCACTGACGAGAACCTGAAGGaggttttttctgcttttg GGAGGACTCTCAGTGTGCGGGTGATGAAGGATGAGAAAGGCCAATCCCGAGGGTTTGGGTTTGTCAACTATGCTCACCATGAGGATGCTCAGAAG GCTGTGGATGAAATGAATGGAAAGGAGCTTAATGGGAAGACCATTTACGTAGGTCGCGCTCAGAAGCGTATGGAGCGCCAGGGGGAGCTGAAGCGCAAGTTTGACCAGATCAAACAGGATCGCATCCAACGCTATCAG GGGGTGAATCTGTATGTGAAGAACTTGGATGATAGCATAAATGATGATAGACTCCGGAAGGAATTTTCTCCTTATGGTACAATCACAAGTGCTAAG GTGATGACTGAAGGTGGCCAAAGCAAGGGCTTCGGCTTCGTCTGCTTCTCGTCTCCAGAGGAAGCAACCAAAGCAGTGACTGAAATGAACGGGAGAATTGTTGCGACCAAGCCGCTGTATGTTGCGCTGGCGCAAAGGAGGGAGGAGCGGAAAGCTATTCTAACTAACAAGTACATGCAGAGACTCGCTACCCTGAGGACCATGAGCAACCCCATCATCGACTCGTACCCCCAGTCAGGATACTACATGACCGTACCACAG CCTCCCACTCGCTCTTTCTACAACCACAGTGCAGTCAGCAACCTGAGACCAGTCCCTCGTTGGATGGGGCAGCCGCCCAGAGCCCAGG GACCTTACTCAGCCCAGTATATAGGGAGTCCTCTTCCTCGCCGCGGTTCACCAACCATCACTACAGTCCGACAAGCTTCCACTCAGGCTCCACGCATCATAACCTCCTCACAAAAGACGA CTCTTCCTTCAGATAACATAGGGACGCAGACTGGAGGAGTGCCCAGAGGAAATCAGTACAAGTATTCGTCTGGAGTGAGGAACCCTCTGCATGTCGTTACAGTTCCTGCTCCCATGACGAGACCACAG GTTGCTCCTGTGCCTGTGGCTGAACCAGCAGCTCACATTCCAGGCCCGGAGTCTCTCACCGCTTCAATGCTGGCTGCAGCTCCGCTCATGGATCAGAAACAACTTCTTG GGGAGCGACTGTATCCACTGATTCATGCCCTTCACCCAAACCTGGCAGGAAAGATCACAGGGATGCTGCTAGAGATCGACAATTCAGAACTGCTGCTCATGCTGGAATCACCGGAGTCCCTGAACTCTAAG gTGGAAGAGGCAATCGCTGTCTTGCAGGCTCACAAGGCAAAAGAGTGTTCtccaaaaaagtga
- the LOC114147229 gene encoding 14-3-3 protein beta/alpha-1 — protein MDKNDLVQKAKLAEQAERYDDMAAAMKSVTEQGAELSNEERNLLSVAYKNVVGARRSSWRVISSIEQKTEGNDKKQQMAREYREKIEAELQEICHDVLGLLDNYLIANASAAESKVFYLKMKGDYYRYLSEVASGDSKKDTVDNSQQAYQQAFDISKGEMQPTHPIRLGLALNFSVFYYEILNNPDKACSLAKTAFDEAIAELDTLNEDSYKDSTLIMQLLRDNLTLWTSENQADEGETGDGEN, from the exons ATGGATAAGAACGACCTGGTACAGAAGGCCAAGCTTGCTGAGCAGGCGGAGCGCTATGATGACATGGCTGCAGCCATGAAGTCAGTGACAGAGCAAGGCGCAGAGCTGTCGAATGAGGAGCGTAACCTTCTCTCTGTGGCCTACAAGAATGTGGTTGGGGCACGTCGTTCATCCTGGCGTGTAATTTCCAGCATCGAGCAGAAGACTGAAGGCAATGACAAAAAACAGCAGATGGCACGTGAATACCGGGAGAAGATAGAAGCTGAACTGCAAGAAATCTGCCATGATGTGCTT GGGCTACTGGACAACTATCTCATTGCCAACGCATCTGCTGCTGAGAGCAAGGTGTTCTACCTGAAGATGAAAGGCGACTATTATAGATACCTTTCTGAGGTTGCATCTGGAGACTCTAAGAAGG ATACAGTGGATAATTCCCAGCAGGCGTACCAGCAAGCTTTTGACATTAGCAAGGGGGAGATGCAGCCAACACACCCCATTAGGCTTGGCCTGGCCCTCAACTTCTCAGTCTTCTATTATGAAATCCTCAACAACCCGGACAAGGCCTGTAGCCTGGCTAAGACG gCATTTGATGAAGCAATTGCTGAACTCGACACTTTGAACGAGGACTCTTACAAAGACAGCACCCTGATCATGCAACTACTAAGGGACAACCTGACT CTGTGGACATCAGAAAACCAGGCAGATGAGGGAGAGACCGGAGACGGGGAAAACTAA
- the uqcc5 gene encoding ubiquinol-cytochrome c reductase complex assembly factor 5 produces MFHRSKTMKGLLSIVPGKQRLGAYRFLPIFFCIGGVMEWIMINVRIGHETFYDVYRRKKSERQYQQKTADSS; encoded by the exons ATGTTTCACAGAAGTAAAACCATGAAAGGTTTGCTAAGTATTGTCCCTGGGAAACAACGACTAGGGGCGTACAGGTTCCTACCTATCTTTTTCTGCATTGGAGGAGTCATGGAGTGGATCATGATCAACGTGAGGATAGGACATGAAACTTTCT acGATGtctacagaagaaaaaaatcagagcgGCAGTACCAGCAGAAGACAGCAGACAGCAGTTGA
- the kctd6b gene encoding BTB/POZ domain-containing protein KCTD6 codes for MDNGDWGHRMTTPVTLNVGGHLYTTSLSTLQRYPDSMLGAMFRGDFPTTRDSHGNYFIDRDGTLFRYILNFLRTSELTLPVDFTETDLLRKEADFYQIEPLIQCLSDPKPLYPPDIFEQVVELSSTRKLSKYSNPVAVIITQLTITTKVHALLEGISNNFTKWNKHMMDTRDCQVSFTFGPCDYHQEVSLRVHLMDYIMKQGFTIRNTRVHHMSERANENTVEHHWTFCRPAHKVED; via the exons ATGGATAATGGAGACTGGGGCCATAGG ATGACTACTCCTGTTACCCTGAACGTGGGAGGCCACCTTTACACCACCAGTCTATCCACCCTCCAGCGTTATCCAGACTCCATGCTCGGTGCCATGTTCCGGGGAGACTTCCCCACAACTCGTGATTCCCACGGGAATTATTTCATCGACCGCGATGGAACCCTTTTCCGATACATCCTGAACTTCTTGCGGACGTCCGAGCTTACCCTTCCTGTGGATTTCACAGAAACAGACCTGCTGAGGAAGGAGGCAGACTTCTACCAGATTGAACCTTTGATCCAGTGCCTTAGTGACCCCAAGCCACTGTACCCCCCAGATATCTTTGAGCAGGTGGTGGAGCTCTCTAGCACTCGAAAACTGTCGAAATACTCAAACCCTGTTGCGGTAATTATTACACAGCTGACCATAACAACAAAGGTTCACGCCCTGCTAGAGGGCATTTCCAACAACTTTACCAAGTGGAACAAACACATGATGGACACCAGAGACTGCCAGGTGTCTTTCACCTTCGGACCATGTGACTATCATCAAGAGGTGTCTTTAAGAGTTCACCTCATGGACTACATAATGAAACAAGGCTTCACTATTCGGAACACGAGGGTGCACCACATGAGTGAGCGTGCCAACGAGAACACCGTGGAGCATCACTGGACTTTCTGTAGACCAGCTCACAAAGTCGAAGACTGA